gatgaagaagtgacaacacccacgagtaaagatgctcttgctgctcttcaaactctgcgagactacattggagtatctgctggtgaaaactgtgatggtgtttttgataatttttattctttagagaagcagatcatgtgcatgaacactcaaagatgcaagcaaaccaagatttctgattattttacaaagaaatagacctaagttaggcatgaaagtttttgcacataggcctacaaaacttttttatggtaacattttatcatggcacacattgcttcagtgttgtattcacacaatttttataagttatatgttgtaaatttattttggtttacataggcctaatgaaggatttttttttaaagatatttcgttcactgtgtctttttttgatgtctctgactactgaagtaaaaggagtgcattaaaccaggtatgttatattttaaaaatatgtttccctcaatttacactttttgtctctgttcccctgaaaagtgtaaataaggggtttcactgtacaaCATGATGACAAAGAAAACATACTTAAAAAAGCCCTGGATGAATGGTATGAATTTAAGGTGTGCGCTAAAGGATTGTCATCAACAGATTTATTGGGGAAGGCAATGTCAAATGGTGATAGGTTTCCTGTACTTTTGAAGCTCCTCAAAGTCGCCTCTGTTCTACCAGTTTCAACAGCTAACTGTGAAAGAGGTTTCAGCCAGATGAATCTGGTGAAAAACAAACTCAGATCCTCTTTAGAGACAGAAAGTTTAGATGAACTTATGATGGTGAATTTTAATGGACCACCAATATCACAATTTATACCTTCTAAGGCTATAGATAAATGGTATTTCAGTGCCAAAACTACCAGTCATGTTCAAGGACACAAACGCCATGCCTCTGAGAGTCCATTTGTTAATAAGAAATAGGATAGTGtggtacaaaaattttaattaatttcttattgtgTTACATTGTTACACAGAAACAAAACAGACTGGTGCAGTACTATAAAtataatacagtcaaacctctatctatcgtttttcaggggaccaacaaaaaaattcagtagatgcggacattcaatagatgtggacttcactcttaagaatatttaaaaaataatatttaacctcaaaattagtgtcagaaatatgtcagttacttgtcattaaagttaaatcagttgaaaaataaataaaaatggaagtattttacttaattcaatttacacttgcaaaaaaaaaacataagcacaataaatctacatggaaattaaagtcgttttcaatatcctgaagtctgaaatatgtttactcatgtcatcaaatgtagagctgtcctGAAGAAGccaattttgccaatatttaattgaatcggcatttctgccgacttccgatacgcttgttaattttcggccgatattactgaaaaacgagagagactgccataacctaaaaatccacgagtacccttttcagttttcgtagtagtactgcattatttcagatcgcattatttcttcgcaacatgtgccaaacgtacatataaaaatttaacatcctttttttcaataatgttctttaattttaatatgtcataaataaatacatcaccgtcacggtaaatagacatctcggttgttacggtaactagagtgcaaatgtggtagctttcgtgcttctgtagtaattatggtatcgacaaagaatccttagttctttttatggtaattatcttaggataacaattgggtttgtactgtaattatggtacatcatccatatttcttcgtacgttgttgttcatttgtcttttcttcatatttacgtgctccattacttggctgcagatttaaggtgatatttactactgtatactatcattactgtttttatgacggtttctttctaagaaatggttatttctgcaaaatctttatggttaaacgatcatctattataatttatagtgacgggaccacatattttgaacgATCAATgaggacaaaacgataattcgaacatcggtacaagcggacttttttaaccttagttgtatggcaattttgccgggaccgtagaaagtatacgataaacacggacaatcgatacatgcgagttcgatagatagaggtttgactgtatgtaataatatataaataaatggtatTACAGTATTAGCATAATATTACGATCCATGGTGCTTCTGACTGGTGAACTTTTTGACTGACTGGTGAGCCATCCAAATATTTTTCAAGGCCTGCATATAGTGAAGGAGCCATGGGTACATCTGATTGAAAGTCAATCAAAAATGTCTCTATGGTTGCAGCAAGTGAATGGAAAAAAGTCAATTTCGCTAGCAATAATTTGTCCTTCAATGGTTCAGACACAACTGTAAAGCTACTGCACTGAGGAGATTTCATTTTGGAAATTTCATCAACATATTTTCCAATACTAGGAAATATTGCTACTGCCCTAACTGCCACTTTTGCATTTTATACCCAGCGCACCGGGCAGAACTTCAATGGAAACAAAGTGCAACCTGTCAGTGAAGTATAATCACTTCTTCATGCtggaacatttttaaacaaaaaatataaagtcctcaaaaattccacaattttccatcctgtggtttttattgcagtttttaaGGCACCATGTAGAGTATGCAGCCCACAACTTCCTATGTCCAAAATCGAAACTTCTCCAGGACCCCTCACTAGTGTCTCTTTTAAATCCCTTAAGAGCTTAACATTCACATTAGGCCCGTCCACTGAAAACTGAATTATCTTATTCACGTTGATTCCAACTAATCCTGTGGTAAGAGCCTTCAACAGATCTCCTGATGTACTATGCCCTAGAAACGCAGAAGAAAAGTATCTTGTGATCACACAGCTATTTTGCTCCTCCCAAATCCTAATAACCACATCCATTTGACCCTTCTGAGTGACTTTATTAAGAGACTCGTCAAATCCAACTACTATATGTGAGGCACTAAAACATATGTTTACTATATCATGATGAAAGTATGGTGCTTAAACCAAATATTAATAGGTACAAAATTTTCGTCCTATGTAACTGTATTTTACTTGCTATGTGTGAGTCTGGGAACATTATcttaaatacagtcaaacctctatctatcgtttttcaggggaccaacaaaaaaattcagtagatgcggacattcaatagatgtggacttcactctaagaatttttttaaaaaaatatttcaacctcaaaattagtgtcagaaatatatcagttacttgtcattaaagttaaattacttgaaaaaaaataaaaatggaagtattttacttaattcaatttacacttgcaaaaaaaaacatacgcacaataaatctacatggaaattaaagtcgttttcaatatcctgaagtctgaaatatgtttactcatgtcatcaaatgtagagctatACTGAAGGAaaccgattttgccaatatttagttgaatcggcatttctgccgacttccgatacgcttgttaattttcggccgatattactgaaaaacgagagagactgccataacctaaaaatccacgagtacctttttcacttttcgtagtagtactgcattctttcagatcgcattatttcttcgcaacatgtgccaaccgtacatataaaaatttaacatcctttttttcaataatgttctttaattttaatatgtcataagtaaatacattaccgtcacggtaaatatacatctcggttgttacggtaactgtagtgcaaatgtggtagctatcgtgcttctgtagtaattatggtatcaaCATGGTATTTTATGGTAATAATCttaagataacaattgggtttgtactgtagttatggtacatcatccatatttcttcgtacgttgttgttcatttgtcttttctaaatatttacgtgctccattacttggctgcagatttaaggtgatttttactactgtatactatcgttactgtttttatgacggtttctttctaaggaatggttatttctgcaaaatctttatggttaaacgatcatttattataatttatagtgacgggaccacatattttgtacgatcaatgcggacaaaacgataattcgaacatcggtacaagcggacttttttaaccttagttgtatggcaaatttgccgggaccgtagaaagtatacgataaacacggacaatcgatacatgcgagttcgatagatagaggtttgactgtaatgaCTCATTTTTTTCGGCACTGCGCAAAGAGTTGTGTGACATAACTGTTGAGGCACACCAAATAATTTCTGCCCGATTGGtgttgtcatttaaaagaaattgATTCAAGCCACGTAACTCTTTGGTTGTTTCATGCATAATGTGAACTTGTGTAGGATTACTTACAGTTTCTTCAACTGTAAATGTCAAAGGCGTGCTTATGTCAGAAACTTAACTTGTTTAAAACGATTTGTTCTGACCGAAAAACACCTTCAGCGAAGTACCATTTGAAAGTGCTGCTATTACCGCTTGATGTTTTTTCCCCTTCATGTGGCTTCTAACTGCTGTTTTTCCCATATTGCTCAAAGAAAAGACACTTTTACAGACACTGCACTGTGCCGAAAACGGGTTACCAGGATCTTCTTGAAGCCATTCCTTAAATTGACCATCGAGCAGCCATTCTCGCAAAAATGAACACTTTGAATATGAgctaattttaatacaaattaacaGTGATTATTGGAGCCGCAAAATTAAACACCACGGAGAGACACTCATTACAGTTATGCAAATAATCCTAGCTTTGTCACAAAATGCCTATAGGCACCGAGGCAGCGTGGCACCAAGCAGACACCCGATTCTCGAATCAAAACAAAGCACTAACGGCGTTTTTCACTTGAAATTGGCAGTGAGGAACACAGAACATCTTCTTAGTTTAAAGTTTGATGATGGTAACACCGACCTGCCCTGAGGAGACACGTTGTCCGGAGAGGGCGCAGGGGACGGCAGCCTCTCCACCTCCACCTTGGGCTCGGCCTTGATGGCGGCCTCGAGGGCGGGCGGCAGGCGCTGGGGCTGCTGGGGCGGCGGGGAGGGGGAGCGCGGCGGCGGGGGCAGAGAGGCGGGCGAGGGGTCGGGACCGGGAGACGGGGAGCGGGAGCACGAGGGGACGGTGGTTGTCTGTGCCACGGGTGGCAGAGCTGCTGCCGACACCACCTGCAGCTGGGGTGTCTCCTGCAGCACCAGGCCTGGTGTCGCTGGCGACGGCTGTCCCAGGTGCTCCACCTGCAACAACATGCCTGCTAGTCTGGTGCCCTCTCCAAGCACAGGCTTCTCATCCTGCATGAAGCAACTACGAGTGAACATTTATTAACatgttttcaagaatatgtaaCACGAGTCTTACACATCAAGTTTGTTCTAAAAAGCCCTGTTTTAGacattataactagagacccggaaaattcttGGGTGGAAGTAGTACAATTCTTGAGTGCAGATAAACGTTACGGTTCTGAAAAATTACGGGATACTGGAAATttctgtttattatttattatgtatgtAACACAATTACTGACACTTATTATAAACTaaagttaaaaaaactgtaatgcAATGTATGATTAAAACACAACAGTTAACTTAAAACAATCGAAAAGCAATTCAGTTGTTTGCTTTATAAGCATAGGATGACAACAGTTCCAAGTTGGTTAAGCTCAAATTTGTTCTGCGGTTTGTAAGTACACACGAAAATTTTGAGAAGAATCTCTCACAGTCAACAATTGAGACTGGAACCCACAAAGCTTTTAATGCACTGTCCACAAAATACTTATGTTCGCTGTGCATTGATTTCAGTACTTCAAGCACACTCAAATCACTATTCTTTTGCAGCTGCTCCTTGAGATCCATGTATGCATGTACAACTTCATTTAGTGGCACCTTCTTCAAAGATGGCACTTGTGAAAATAACACCTTCAACCTGTCCCCTGAAACTTCTTGGGTCAGTACACTTTGCCTGTTGAAAAAGTCTGCGAGAGACTCAAAAAATTTATGAGCTGGATCCTCTGTGATCAGTTTATCCAATTTCAAAGAAATATGACTTGAAGTGTTCTTCATTACAGCAATTGCTTTGGCTTTGTGCACACACTTCAACTTTTTCAGTCCATTGTTCACATTGTCACTGAAAACCCCACTGCCATTAACGTGCAATCTTCTTTTCAAATGCTGCAGCTTAGGATACAGGTCACCTGCCAATGGTACAGAGTTGGTTTCCAGTGTCATCAATAGAGGTTTTAAACACAGCACTCAGAGACTTGACAAATTCATATTCAACATGTAGTACACTAGCTTCGTCTTCCTTCAAATTATGAAGGAATTTAGAGCCACTGTTGCTTTCATTCTCTTCTTGTGACtgcagaaacaaaaaaagaacTTCCCAGTTATCTGCCAACCACTCAACAGCAATTAGGcctttttaacaataaaaatattccgAGGTTTATAGACATTACACTGAAGAAATTTTTAGCTACATAGATTTAAACAATTGTGtggctttaaaataatttcacaaaggAAAACCTGTTAACAATAGGACTAATTCACTTAACAATTCAGTGCACATGCATGTTTCAAAATAAACAAGTTGATCCTACTACATCACAAATATTTACCTATTAAatctctaaaataaattaaatagataataattttcCCAACTgcaaattatgtaaattttaccTTGGCATGTTTAGCATCACTGACTGCTTCAAAAGTAGTTTTTTTGCCTTTTTCCATTGCTTGTAGCTTCAATGTGGCATCTACTTGCAATGCTTTTTAACAGCATCTGATGACTCCCAAGCAACCCTTTTATTACAAATACGGCATGGCAATACATCGCCAGATTTTACCATTCCATCATTTGAAAATTGTTTAGCTCTCTCACTGAGCGATAATTTAGGTGGCATTGTTTACAAGCACAGGATGGTACATGCGAACTTCGAGATACTATCGACGTGCTCGTGAATTTAAAGTCTAGTTGACATGGACGGTGTCCGACTGTTACAACAGGAAAAGGAAAATTTAGAGTGTGAAATTTCCGTTCAAATCGGTGGATATTTGATTGTAGTTTAAACtgtttacttatttatataaCTCTTAAACTGCCAACGCTTTGCCTGTACAGAGTGCACGCACATCGTAGTCTACTATCGGTTTCGATAGCTCGCTGCGTGAGCGCTGATTGTCATGTTTGGTTACGTTAATGCTCGTATAGAGTGCGTGCCCGTCCCATTTATCGACATCGGTAGCTCAGTGAATTTTATAGCACACTGCGCTCAGAAACTTATTTTTTGGCCGATTTCCTtccagttttaaaattaaaaaaataaaaatcttggtTTCTTAAAACCAGGTCATTATAGACAGTTAGTCGTCGTAACGGTGTTACTGTATATCTGTTTCTTGCCGTGTGACTGTAGCTGTTGGCCATGCCATTCCAGTGACTTTAAAATGGCGGCAATTGTTGTGGAAAACAAAGACACATTTCATGTTTTGTTACGTTCTGAGAATAGTAAGAACGTGGTGGTGGTACTAATTGTTAGAGCTCGTACAATTgaaataaaatgtgtgttttcatgACCGAAAAAAATACAGATAATTTTTAGTGTAAATTCGAAGTGTGAAAATATTGTGGTGTTAGGGCCGAGTGTTCAACTAACCGCGAAAAGTAAATAAAGCTGAACAATGTGCCAGAAAATTCGTTAGTACTTGTAAGATTTTGTGGGTTCTTTTAAAAAATCGCAAATAGGAGAAATTGTTAAATTTGCGAGTGCATTGTGAATAAAAATAGCTGAAAATGAGTTTTAAACAACAAACCAGCATTTTCCCAGCCACTGTGCACATATTTGTAGAATTTCGTGAATTTGCGAGTCGCAAAATTtccggggctctaattataaccaacataaaaacataaacaaaaaaaaaaaatgaaaatcagaACTATCATTCAAAGCTCAAGTttctaaaatgatttttttttaaattgtgcgaATTTTGAAAACCTCCACACCATACAAGAtgcgtaaattaattttaaaaaaaattttttttattgaaataaaattatattttaatattttctcccTCAAAATAACTGCCATGGGAAGACGCACACGCTGGAGACGATTCTTCCAATCCTCACAGCAGCGCTGGAACTCTGATACTGGAATAGCCTTCAGCTGGTCGGTTACAGCCGTTTGAATGTATTCAAGTGTTCCAAAATAATGCAAACATGAAGTACTAACACAATGATTAAATTAATAGTAGTGATCTCCAACTTTGAATAATGAATTTTCAATCTTCGGAAGAGGAAAAAGGCACAAGGACTCAAGTCAGGCGAATAACATGGCTGAGGAGTTACAGGAATGTTTTTACATCGCCAAAAATTTTTTCAATGGAACTGCAGTGTGTCAAGGCACATTGTCATGTTGTTTCACatgcatgacttttttttaaagtttttacgaAACTCTCGGTAAAAGTGTTGACTGACTGTTTGGCCTTGAGACACTAACTGTTTGTAGAAAATTCCctggttattaaaaaaacaaatcagCATGCATTTGATTTTCGACTTGCTCAGTATTGCTTTTTTGGGCATTGGATAAGTTGAAGTATGCCATTCCATGCTCTAGTGCTTGGTTTCCTGGTCGTACTCAAACACATTGATACGAACGGATGCAGAGGTATTAATTCTTAAAAACCACTCATGAAAACAAAGGTTGGCCTGGAGTACCACACCATAAAACATACCTGAGTAAGCTTAAGTAAgtttaaacataaatattctcAACCATTCATAGAGGgcaataatttaaattcttacttCTAACCATGTGTCTTCAGtcacttttatttaatatattgaaataattgtatttgcaaaagaaaaaaagtgtAAACATTGATATATAAGGTTGCAGGGTTACCAATAAACATGAAAAGAATATAGCAAATGAATGATGGTGTGTTTTTTAACTTCCTTATGGCTGTAAGTCCAAAAGCAAAGCAAGTTAAAGAAcaagtttatatattttagtacaaaaaaagaaatatctctagacatatttatttcttatgtTTGTGTCCACGCATGAAATTACAAACACAAAGTTGTACACTATGCCTAACAAATAACTGTGAAGCAGCACACCAATATAAGCTCCCAGAGAAGTATGTGCAGATCTGAAAGACGTAGAAAAACTAGCTTCAAAGAGATGAAAGTGATTTAGAAGTAAAGGTGGAATAAGAAAggtaaattgataatttttttggtggagagaggaaaaaaacgtaatttttactGCAAAATCAGTGCAGTTTGAAAGAGTTAATATGAGATGAAAGTTGCAGCCAAACATTGACAAAGCATATAATCTGATGAAAAACTGCACGTACCTCAGGACAGACGGCAGCCCTTCTCTCGCCATCTTTATTTTGACACATATCACAAAAGCTTGAACAAGCTTTCTTCGGGAGAGATATTTTTCAAAGGTGGAAACCAAAAGTTCCACACTGAATGTTTGGCACTCACCCCCTGCTGGTACTTGATCTGCAACTGCTGCGTGAGCTCGCGCAGCCGCTCCGGGTAGAACTGCGACTCGAGGGAGCGCAGCTGCTCTTCTGCGTGCATGCGTCGCCTGCGCTCGCGGTCCAGCTGCATGCGCAGCTCGATCATCTCGTGGCCGTGGTCCGCCGCTAGTGCGGCCGCAGTCACCGGCTCCGGCGACATGCTGCCGATGCCCTCGTCCGAGGACTCGCAGGGGACGCTGGTCACCGGCACCACCACGCCTGACAACACACCAGAATGGCACCCTCACGCATCCACCCTCTGCAGCCGTGCGACCCTGGAGCCTAGGAGCGCATTACCCCACTGTGCCATCAACCGACACATCCCGTCCACATCTCCAGCTCGGTGATCAAAAACAATGAGGAGTAACAACATGAGAATATGAGTGACAGAATGAATTAGCAGCAAGAAACATGGGTATCCAAGAATTTCTACCTGCTCACAGCAAGGCCCACCACGTTTTGCATGTGCATTAAATTCGATTTTGATCTCACCAATAGTAATAGAGAGGTTAAGTGATGTGACTACTCTACCACCGTTATTCCTCCCCATCTACAATTGGTGGTTTATACACAAACTAAAAAATGCTAATGGTGAAATTATTGACACAAGTATCAAGTGCTAAATTGCCTATACCAACAAGGCAGTCAGCACTCTGTCTCACATGCCCagttgttatttattttcttgtctttattattatttgagtacTTTTCCTCTCAATTTATCACAATAACATACATGGTTTGTAGGTTTTATCtcatatttttatagtaaatatttattaagtaTTCATAATTATTACTTAGGTGACATTTACCAGctcaaatattaaatttagaaaatatcttgtgaaaaaaaattatggaccaGCAACAAGTGCAAGAGACCTATCAAAGAGAGCTATCAACATAATTTATGTTAACATCCCTGAATTAATGTAAATGACaagtaaattaaatacataacatagcatgtcaGACTAGGCCTTATATGGCACgtacatttttctttgtgatGGGTGCTAGCTACTACAGGACTTTTTACAACATATTCTATACcagaaataaatttacaggaacatACCTTACATACCATACTACtgcaataaatattgtaaaaaggTGAAAGTTTACACTTTGATGGTGTCAATGAACTGGAAAGTATGTTCCGACAAGATGTGTCAATACATACACATAAAGTAACATTGTTTTAGTACATCAAGTCCAGGTTGAATAATGGAGCCACTATCAACCTACCCTTACTGCTGCACAGATATTTTATGTAATGTAGGGCAGATGTATGAGCCTGAGGCTTGTATCACAGAATGAAGGGTAACATTCTCCCTTCCTCACACATGACCGTGCACTGTGAAACTACCACTTTACATTGCTTAGTAATGAAATTTCAGCCAACATTTGCAGATTCCATCCAGTGCTGGTACGTCCTTTTCCAATTTCATTTACACAGTGCACACTTTTCAAAACAACACTAACCTCAGACCTCAAGAGCAGCTTGCACTAACAGCACAGAGCCCACAACTTCACTCACTTGTGGCCATCAAgaacacagtaaaataaaattaatctttcACTTCCTATATAGTTTGCTGTTGGTTTGCAGGCCTATTGacttacacataaaaataatagaaaatatgAATGGGTTATGCTACCTTAAATCCTTATTGTAATGAacttaactaaaaataataaacagcACTCACATACACAAGATTATGGGTTTGGTACTGATTGGTGAGTATATTTATAGTCATGTGGATTGCCTTCCAATCTCAATGACGAAAAATCTATATGTATACTGTGATCCAGTGAGCAACCGAACTGAAAACCGCTATGTTGTTACCAAAGTTCCACAGTCATCATAGTTTAGGATTTCAAATTCAGTGCCATTTAAATTATattgaaatattataaataataccaCTTTCACAATTGCATAGAAAATTGACTTTTAAAATAGTACTTTTTATTTCACATAGCTGTAATTTTGAGTTGTGGAAGTAGAAGTTCAAGGTTATATGAGCACTTTTTAAACCTTGCTTAGTTCCTCCCTTCTAAGCCGGGAACACAATTTCAAATAATCAGTGCAAAAACGGTTTGCATAATGATTACATTTATATTTCTTTCAATAACTTACTGGCTTGGTAAAATTAACaatatggttttaattttaaattgtataaataattgAGCAATAAATTCTCATTGTATggctgtaaaataaaaaatgctaaGTTGTACTGAAAGAGAAGTGATGTCTGCCATACAGCAAAATGTACATTGTCATGGAACTTGTGATTTGTACTCACATGAATTTAACAGCTGAAAAATAAAAAGTCGCAATAATGTAATTGGGTTAGGCTTGCATTAgtttataactataaaaaaatattaaactgatGTATTTTCATTGATGCTAATATATGGAGATACTTTTCCCAATCAACTGTCAAACTGTTTGTTGGTGTTTTAGTCAGGGGCAGATCAGAGAAGCAAACTCACCTCTGATCGCAACTTACACTGATGCCGTATGGATCCACATTGGAATTGTTGATGACATCCTTGGAAAAAAAGATCGCATTTAAAAACAATCTAGTTCCTCAGTTATACTACTCTGGGACCCCtctggaaaaatatattttctacatCCACGGTCCCAC
This DNA window, taken from Bacillus rossius redtenbacheri isolate Brsri chromosome 3, Brsri_v3, whole genome shotgun sequence, encodes the following:
- the LOC134531096 gene encoding transcription factor AP-4 isoform X2, with amino-acid sequence MEQEKRIRREIANSNERRRMQSINAGFQSLRTLLPHHEGEKLSKAAILQQTAEYIYQLEQEKTSLLSQNCHLKRLLNQQEGQHEASAASKKRKIDPSSVVVPVTSVPCESSDEGIGSMSPEPVTAAALAADHGHEMIELRMQLDRERRRRMHAEEQLRSLESQFYPERLRELTQQLQIKYQQGVEHLGQPSPATPGLVLQETPQLQVVSAAALPPVAQTTTVPSCSRSPSPGPDPSPASLPPPPRSPSPPPQQPQRLPPALEAAIKAEPKVEVERLPSPAPSPDNVSPQGRLYLPSTSRQNLETIVEAIRHLEGDHLFSDDPSPTQEVPLALTTTHRANTAVKVEMEPFLQFHSQPITPAAVAALQQQRPGVIVVKQHT